In the Pseudoalteromonas undina genome, one interval contains:
- a CDS encoding CTP synthase, with amino-acid sequence MSTKFIFVTGGVVSSLGKGIAAASLAAILEARGLDVTILKLDPYINVDPGTMSPIQHGEVYVTEDGAETDLDLGHYERFIRTKMTSRNNFTQGRVYEDVLRRERRGEYLGATIQVIPHITNDIKQRVYDGAEGHDIAIVEIGGTVGDIESQPFIEAIRQMGTEIGRERALFIHLTLVPFLGPAGEVKTKPTQHSVKELRSVGIQPDILICRSDRKLPNNERAKIALFTNVEEKAVISLPDVDSIYKIPALLKSQELDNFVCRRFHLDAPEADLAEWEQVLYQESNPTGEVTIGMVGKYIELPDAYKSVNEALKHAGLKNRLTINIQYVDSQDLETKGTDVLSRLDAILVPGGFGGRGVEGKILAAKYARENKVPYLGICLGMQVALIEYARNVAGLVDANSTEFNANSDSPVVGLITEWLDAEGNVELRDEKSDLGGTMRLGAQKCHLTPGSKVHDVYGSDEIVERHRHRYEVNNNFVAQLEQAGLSFTGLSEDKKLVEIIENKDHPWFIAAQFHPEFTSTPRDGHPLFEGFVAAAHTYQKASS; translated from the coding sequence ATGAGTACAAAATTTATCTTCGTTACTGGCGGAGTTGTTTCTTCGTTGGGTAAAGGTATTGCAGCAGCATCATTGGCCGCTATTTTAGAAGCCCGTGGCTTAGATGTTACCATTCTAAAGCTGGATCCTTACATCAACGTTGACCCAGGCACAATGAGCCCAATTCAACACGGTGAAGTATACGTTACCGAAGACGGCGCAGAAACGGACCTTGATTTAGGTCACTACGAACGTTTTATTCGCACCAAAATGACCAGCCGTAATAACTTTACGCAGGGGCGCGTATATGAAGATGTACTACGTCGTGAAAGACGTGGTGAATATCTTGGCGCAACTATTCAGGTTATTCCTCATATTACCAATGACATTAAGCAACGTGTTTATGATGGCGCAGAAGGCCATGATATAGCAATCGTTGAAATTGGTGGTACGGTAGGCGATATTGAATCACAACCATTTATCGAAGCAATTCGTCAAATGGGTACAGAAATTGGTCGTGAACGCGCACTTTTTATTCACTTAACCTTAGTGCCATTCTTAGGCCCTGCCGGTGAAGTGAAAACAAAACCAACTCAGCACTCAGTTAAAGAGTTACGCTCGGTAGGTATTCAACCAGATATTCTTATTTGTCGCTCAGACCGTAAGCTGCCAAATAACGAGCGTGCAAAAATTGCATTGTTCACAAACGTTGAAGAAAAAGCAGTTATTTCACTGCCTGATGTAGACAGTATTTATAAAATCCCTGCGTTATTAAAATCGCAAGAGTTAGATAACTTTGTATGTCGTCGTTTTCATTTAGACGCGCCTGAAGCCGATTTAGCTGAGTGGGAACAAGTATTGTATCAAGAGTCTAACCCAACGGGTGAAGTGACAATTGGTATGGTAGGTAAATACATTGAATTACCAGATGCATACAAATCAGTAAACGAAGCATTAAAGCATGCGGGACTGAAGAATCGTTTAACTATTAATATCCAATACGTTGATTCACAAGACTTAGAAACCAAAGGAACGGATGTTCTTTCTCGCTTAGATGCTATTTTAGTGCCAGGTGGTTTTGGTGGTCGTGGTGTTGAAGGTAAGATTTTAGCGGCTAAATATGCTCGTGAAAACAAAGTGCCTTACTTAGGTATTTGTTTAGGTATGCAGGTTGCACTTATTGAATACGCACGAAATGTTGCCGGTTTAGTTGATGCAAACTCAACTGAATTTAACGCAAACTCAGACTCGCCAGTGGTTGGTTTAATCACTGAGTGGTTAGATGCTGAAGGTAATGTTGAATTACGAGACGAAAAATCTGATTTAGGTGGCACTATGCGTTTAGGCGCACAAAAATGTCATTTAACACCAGGCTCTAAAGTACATGATGTGTATGGTAGCGACGAAATTGTTGAACGCCATCGTCACCGTTATGAAGTTAACAACAACTTTGTAGCACAACTTGAGCAAGCTGGTTTAAGCTTTACAGGTTTATCTGAAGATAAAAAACTAGTAGAGATTATTGAGAATAAAGATCACCCTTGGTTTATTGCAGCGCAATTCCACCCGGAATTCACTTCAACACCACGTGATGGTCACCCGCTATTTGAAGGGTTTGTAGCTGCGGCTCATACCTATCAAAAAGCGTCTTCGTAA
- the eno gene encoding phosphopyruvate hydratase — translation MSEIVKVIGREIMDSRGNPTVEAEVYLADGSWGRAAAPSGASTGTREALELRDGDKARYLGKGVLKAVGFINNEIAEALKGQNALAQSDVDQVMLDLDGTENKEKLGANAILAVSLANAKAAAQSKKVELYEHIADLNGTPGVYSMPLPMMNIINGGEHADNSVDIQEFMVQPVGATNFREALRMGAEVFHSLAKVLKADGHSTAVGDEGGFAPNLASNEAALAAIKVAVANAGYELGKDITLALDCAASEFYNKEANIYDLKGEGKQFTSEEFNHFLKDLTEQYPIVSIEDGLDESDWDGFAHQTKLMGDKVQLVGDDLFVTNTKILKRGIDNGIANSILIKFNQIGSLTETLAAIKMAKDAGFTVVISHRSGETEDATIADLAVGTAAGQIKTGSLSRSDRVAKYNQLLRIEEQLGAKAPYNGLKEVKGQ, via the coding sequence ATGTCAGAAATCGTAAAAGTAATCGGTCGTGAAATTATGGACTCGCGTGGTAACCCAACTGTTGAAGCTGAGGTATATTTAGCTGATGGTTCATGGGGCCGTGCTGCTGCACCTTCAGGTGCATCTACAGGAACTCGCGAAGCATTAGAATTACGTGATGGTGATAAAGCGCGTTACTTAGGTAAAGGCGTATTAAAAGCGGTTGGCTTCATTAATAATGAAATTGCAGAAGCGCTAAAAGGTCAAAACGCACTTGCTCAAAGTGATGTAGACCAAGTAATGCTTGATTTAGATGGTACTGAAAACAAAGAAAAACTAGGTGCTAATGCTATTTTAGCGGTTTCACTTGCTAACGCAAAAGCGGCTGCACAATCTAAAAAAGTAGAGCTTTACGAGCACATTGCTGACTTAAATGGCACGCCAGGTGTTTACTCTATGCCACTACCAATGATGAACATCATCAACGGCGGTGAGCACGCTGATAACTCAGTAGATATTCAAGAATTTATGGTTCAGCCAGTAGGTGCTACTAACTTCCGTGAAGCATTGCGTATGGGTGCTGAAGTATTTCATAGCCTAGCTAAGGTACTTAAAGCAGATGGACATTCAACAGCTGTAGGTGACGAAGGTGGTTTTGCACCAAACCTTGCATCAAACGAAGCTGCACTTGCAGCTATTAAAGTGGCTGTTGCAAATGCCGGTTATGAGCTTGGTAAAGATATTACCCTTGCACTTGATTGTGCGGCCTCTGAGTTTTATAACAAAGAAGCAAATATCTATGACCTTAAAGGTGAAGGTAAGCAATTTACATCTGAAGAGTTTAACCACTTCTTAAAAGATTTAACTGAGCAATACCCAATTGTATCAATTGAAGATGGTTTAGATGAGTCTGATTGGGATGGCTTTGCACACCAAACCAAACTAATGGGCGATAAAGTTCAATTAGTGGGTGATGATTTATTCGTAACCAATACTAAGATTTTAAAACGCGGTATTGATAACGGTATTGCCAATTCAATCTTAATTAAATTTAACCAAATTGGTTCATTAACAGAGACGTTAGCTGCAATCAAAATGGCAAAAGATGCAGGTTTTACAGTGGTTATTTCTCACCGCTCTGGTGAAACTGAAGATGCAACTATTGCTGATTTAGCAGTAGGTACTGCTGCAGGTCAAATTAAAACGGGTTCATTAAGCCGTTCAGATCGTGTTGCTAAGTACAACCAATTGCTACGTATTGAAGAGCAATTAGGCGCTAAAGCACCGTACAATGGTTTAAAAGAAGTTAAAGGTCAGTAA